In Bombus vancouverensis nearcticus chromosome 1, iyBomVanc1_principal, whole genome shotgun sequence, a single genomic region encodes these proteins:
- the MEP-1 gene encoding zinc finger protein MEP-1 isoform X2 has protein sequence MEGTLEEPPIKDSSQTSPDKVLKDVIPNGVNGNYNDKEEFIDADTNISKLVSKEISVVREQREANGKEDDEDKHRMDVEMEERGLEPENSEQNGIAQNRSKGSEMSESENDSKMSKSPEGVSDINNFSEVSKTEDKCRNTSCEAMEVDEQSNNSDVECLDENITEIHSDNDDVFTTKASALKDNNLSGSSDIQLNDSSEIADSSMDTSDVKICEENGSCDSPDIEEITDSAKNGHNTSPERINKDPKQRKQRKQVDLSSITPRRSSRNIKRTSYIEKEIEEEEVDDDGSDIEEIKPEDPLAGIDSKDKENSKLKSPVKNSKTTIVVNDTKRLVEIAAGSKSVKGGKKEPTLVIIDTNSILSGRGGVPVSSSKPHHTVSSTSSFSVVPVGMTTQTMYPNMRTTITPVPMTSKTAQLSPKTTSMTTVTPTVTPPILPTLSDDMFVVEAPSFIVPYVYEKPPLKPLKEFVTKLEKCLEEQEKDERSKRSIEENKGEECDEDSLDIIQKNKDKSDESENEGTCSKSKKDEDRGDNSVDITESGFSNISDKQDIRQDDRNKVLTYFDLPLGKFFMQIGVNLVQEYVQTDLLRTQKRKQGKSSTSAETQLAINSLIKNLEFSKENNEPFHLEQKKCEFCNFKTESTLVMQHHLETPHMRNYVYKCNFCPTEMRSPHDILYHMEAEHNTRGRLERGPAFHQCPNCPFEDNQKGKLNRHILACTKKFRSEKNLEPGADWEPPAKIPRFNRTRPVGPTNPSALAMAMSGKGPQPLLPKLLPAPITGRGRGRPPMQPRYSDLKTLRPGGTTMRQGMMYRPTSSGLLVPTSYRFGSNQIFQVVGGSGTVMSAVSGVSSSSGGSSGQPTPIALVPNVIDSLSRLSSSQNTTASPKNPTAKLLSQPSISITPLPRTTSQTSIPGSGTSSKSGEKTTFVICEICDGYIKDLEQLRNHMQWIHKVKIHPKMIYSRPPLNCQKCQFRFFTDQGLERHLLGSHGLVTSSMQEAANRGKDAGRCPACGRVYQWKLLNHVARDHGMTLKPAHLSYKCTVCTSTFGMYKQFENHVYSAHSGVAKRVMDKKNTPSSPSSRSNDSLLKPLKINDEITIIPQPAKPTTRSGTSQGRGK, from the exons ATGTGATTCCAAATGGGGTTAATGGAAATTATAATGACAAGGAAGAATTCATTGATGCTGACACTAATATATCCAAACTTGTGTCAAAAGAAATTAGTGTAGTAAGGGAGCAAAGAGAGGCAAATGGAAAAGAAGATGATGAGGACAAACACAGAATGGATGTTGAAATGGAAGAAAGGGGTCTAGAACCTGAAAATAGTGAACAGAATGGGATAGCGCAAAATAGAAGTAAAGGGAGTGAAATGTCAGAGTCAGAAAATGACTCTAAAATGTCTAAATCTCCAGAGGGTGTCAGTGACATAAACAATTTTAGTGAAGTGTCCAAGACTGAAGACAAGTGTAGAAACACATCTTGTGAGGCTATGGAAGTTGATGAACAGAGTAATAACTCGGATGTTGAATGTCTTGACGAAAACATAACAGAAATACACTCTGATAACGATGATGTGTTCACTACAAAAGCTTCTGCCCTTAAAGATAATAATTTATCAGGCAGTAGTGATATCCAACTTAATGACAGTAGCGAAATTGCTGATAGTAGTATGGATACATCTGATGTGAAAATTTGTGAAGAAAACGGTAGTTGCGATAGTCCTGATATTGAAGAAATAACTGATAGTGCAAAGAATGGTCATAATACTTCACCAGAACGTATTAATAAAGATCCAAAAcaaagaaaacaaagaaagcAAGTAGATCTTAGTAGTATTACACCAAGAAGAAGTTCTAGAAATATAAAGAGGACAAGTTacatagaaaaagaaatagaagaagagGAAGTAGATGATGATGGCTCAGATATTGAGGAAATTAAGCCAGAAGATCCTTTGGCTGGTATTGATAGTAAAGACAAAGAGAATTCTAAACTAAAGTCACCAGTCAAAAATAGTAAGACTACTATTGTAGTTAATGATACTAAGCGGTTAGTAGAAATAGCTGCTGGTAGCAAATCTgtaaaaggaggaaagaaagaacCTACCTTAGTTATTATAGATACAAATTCTATACTTTCTGGACGTGGTGGTGTTCCTGTGAGTAGCAGTAAACCTCATCACACTGTTTCTAGTACTAGCTCATTTTCAGTAGTTCCAGTGGGGATGACTACACAAACTATGTATCCTAATATGAGGACGACTATTACACCAGTGCCCATGACATCAAAAACTGCACAGCTAAGTCCTAAAACTACTAGTATGACAACGGTAACACCTACGGTTACACCTCCAATATTACCTACTTTAAGCGATGACATGTTTGTGGTAGAAGCGCCATCTTTTATAGTACCATATGTATATGAAAAACCACCTCTGAAACCCTTAAAGGAGTTCGTCACAAAATTGGAGAAATGCTTAGAGGAACAAGAAAAAGACGAGAGAAGCAAAAGAAGCATAGAAGAAAATAAGGGAGAGGAATGTGATGAGGATTCACTGGATAtaattcaaaaaaataaagataaaagtgATGAAAGTGAAAATGAAGGAACTTGTAGTAAGAGTAAAAAAGATGAAGACAGAGGTGATAATTCAGTAGATATAACTGAATCTGGATTTAGTAATATAAGTGATAAACAGGATATACGACAAGACGATAGGAATAAAGTACTGACATATTTTGATTTACCACTGGGGAAATTTTTCATGCAAATTGGAGTGAATCTTGTTCAGGAATATGTGCAAACTGATCTTTTACGGACTCAAAAACGTAAACAGGGAAAAAGTAGCACATCGGCTGAAACTCAACTAGCTATAAATTCACTCATTAAAAATCTAGAATTTAGTAAAGAAAATAATGAACCATTCCATTTAGAACAGAAAAAATGTGAATTCTGTAATTTTAAAACAGAATCAACTTTAGTCATGCAACATCATTTAGAAACTCCACATATGCGCAATTACGTCTACAAGTGTAATTTTTGTCCGACTGAAATGCGTAGTCCCCACGACATATTATACCATATGGAAGCAGAACATAATACTCGCGGGAGGTTGGAGCGGGGTCCAGCTTTTCATCAATGTCCTAATTGTCCGTTTGAAGACAACCAGAAAGGCAAACTAAATCGACATATACTTGCTTGTACTAAGAAATTCAGATCGGAAAAGAATCTAGAACCAGGTGCTGATTGGGAACCTCCAGCAAAAATTCCACGATTCAATCGAACAAGGCCTGTTGGGCCAACTAACCCCAGTGCACTTGCGATGGCAATGAGTGGTAAAGGACCTCAACCACTTTTACCAAAATTACTTCCTGCTCCAATCACTGGTCGTGGAAGAGGACGGCCGCCTATGCAACCAAGATATTCAGATTTGAAAACATTACGACCGGGTGGTACGACAATGCGTCAGG GAATGATGTATCGTCCAACATCGTCTGGCTTATTGGTCCCTACTTCATACCGATTTGGTAGTAATCAAATATTTCAG GTGGTGGGTGGCTCTGGGACTGTCATGTCGGCTGTCTCGGGAGTGAGTAGCAGTAGCGGCGGCAGTTCCGGTCAACCCACACCCATTGCACTTGTACCCAACGTAATCGACTCTCTCTCTAGATTGTCCTCATCACAG aatacaACAGCAAGTCCCAAAAATCCTACTGCAAAATTGTTAAGTCAACCAAGTATATCTATAACTCCATTACCACGTACAACATCTCAAACCTCCATCCCTGGTTCTGGAACTTCATCAAAGTCTGGAGAAAAAACTACATTTGTCATATGTGAAATCTGCGATGGTTATATTAAG GATTTAGAACAACTACGTAACCATATGCAATGGATTCACAAAGTAAAAATACATCCAAAGATGATTTATAGTAGACCTCCATTGAATTGCCAAAAATGTCAATTTCGGTTTTTCACAGATCAG GGTCTGGAAAGACATTTACTTGGGTCTCATGGTTTGGTTACATCTAGTATGCAAGAAGCTGCAAATAGAGGAAAAGATGCAGGTCGCTGTCCCGCTTGCGGCAGG GTATATCAATGGAAATTACTAAATCATGTTGCGCGAGATCATGGAATGACATTAAAACCAGCGCATCTATCTTATAAATGTACAGTTTGCACTTCCACGTTTGGAATGTATAAGCAGTTTGAAAATCACGTATATTCGGCACATAGTGGCGTAGCTAAAAGAGTAATGGATAAGAAGAATACACCTTCATCTCCATCGTCCAGATC
- the MEP-1 gene encoding zinc finger protein MEP-1 isoform X4 — MEGTLEEPPIKDSSQTSPDKVLKDVIPNGVNGNYNDKEEFIDADTNISKLVSKEISVVREQREANGKEDDEDKHRMDVEMEERGLEPENSEQNGIAQNRSKGSEMSESENDSKMSKSPEGVSDINNFSEVSKTEDKCRNTSCEAMEVDEQSNNSDVECLDENITEIHSDNDDVFTTKASALKDNNLSGSSDIQLNDSSEIADSSMDTSDVKICEENGSCDSPDIEEITDSAKNGHNTSPERINKDPKQRKQRKQVDLSSITPRRSSRNIKRTSYIEKEIEEEEVDDDGSDIEEIKPEDPLAGIDSKDKENSKLKSPVKNSKTTIVVNDTKRLVEIAAGSKSVKGGKKEPTLVIIDTNSILSGRGGVPVSSSKPHHTVSSTSSFSVVPVGMTTQTMYPNMRTTITPVPMTSKTAQLSPKTTSMTTVTPTVTPPILPTLSDDMFVVEAPSFIVPYVYEKPPLKPLKEFVTKLEKCLEEQEKDERSKRSIEENKGEECDEDSLDIIQKNKDKSDESENEGTCSKSKKDEDRGDNSVDITESGFSNISDKQDIRQDDRNKVLTYFDLPLGKFFMQIGVNLVQEYVQTDLLRTQKRKQGKSSTSAETQLAINSLIKNLEFSKENNEPFHLEQKKCEFCNFKTESTLVMQHHLETPHMRNYVYKCNFCPTEMRSPHDILYHMEAEHNTRGRLERGPAFHQCPNCPFEDNQKGKLNRHILACTKKFRSEKNLEPGADWEPPAKIPRFNRTRPVGPTNPSALAMAMSGKGPQPLLPKLLPAPITGRGRGRPPMQPRYSDLKTLRPGGTTMRQGMMYRPTSSGLLVPTSYRFGSNQIFQNTTASPKNPTAKLLSQPSISITPLPRTTSQTSIPGSGTSSKSGEKTTFVICEICDGYIKDLEQLRNHMQWIHKVKIHPKMIYSRPPLNCQKCQFRFFTDQGLERHLLGSHGLVTSSMQEAANRGKDAGRCPACGRVYQWKLLNHVARDHGMTLKPAHLSYKCTVCTSTFGMYKQFENHVYSAHSGVAKRVMDKKNTPSSPSSRSNDSLLKPLKINDEITIIPQPAKPTTRSGTSQGRGK; from the exons ATGTGATTCCAAATGGGGTTAATGGAAATTATAATGACAAGGAAGAATTCATTGATGCTGACACTAATATATCCAAACTTGTGTCAAAAGAAATTAGTGTAGTAAGGGAGCAAAGAGAGGCAAATGGAAAAGAAGATGATGAGGACAAACACAGAATGGATGTTGAAATGGAAGAAAGGGGTCTAGAACCTGAAAATAGTGAACAGAATGGGATAGCGCAAAATAGAAGTAAAGGGAGTGAAATGTCAGAGTCAGAAAATGACTCTAAAATGTCTAAATCTCCAGAGGGTGTCAGTGACATAAACAATTTTAGTGAAGTGTCCAAGACTGAAGACAAGTGTAGAAACACATCTTGTGAGGCTATGGAAGTTGATGAACAGAGTAATAACTCGGATGTTGAATGTCTTGACGAAAACATAACAGAAATACACTCTGATAACGATGATGTGTTCACTACAAAAGCTTCTGCCCTTAAAGATAATAATTTATCAGGCAGTAGTGATATCCAACTTAATGACAGTAGCGAAATTGCTGATAGTAGTATGGATACATCTGATGTGAAAATTTGTGAAGAAAACGGTAGTTGCGATAGTCCTGATATTGAAGAAATAACTGATAGTGCAAAGAATGGTCATAATACTTCACCAGAACGTATTAATAAAGATCCAAAAcaaagaaaacaaagaaagcAAGTAGATCTTAGTAGTATTACACCAAGAAGAAGTTCTAGAAATATAAAGAGGACAAGTTacatagaaaaagaaatagaagaagagGAAGTAGATGATGATGGCTCAGATATTGAGGAAATTAAGCCAGAAGATCCTTTGGCTGGTATTGATAGTAAAGACAAAGAGAATTCTAAACTAAAGTCACCAGTCAAAAATAGTAAGACTACTATTGTAGTTAATGATACTAAGCGGTTAGTAGAAATAGCTGCTGGTAGCAAATCTgtaaaaggaggaaagaaagaacCTACCTTAGTTATTATAGATACAAATTCTATACTTTCTGGACGTGGTGGTGTTCCTGTGAGTAGCAGTAAACCTCATCACACTGTTTCTAGTACTAGCTCATTTTCAGTAGTTCCAGTGGGGATGACTACACAAACTATGTATCCTAATATGAGGACGACTATTACACCAGTGCCCATGACATCAAAAACTGCACAGCTAAGTCCTAAAACTACTAGTATGACAACGGTAACACCTACGGTTACACCTCCAATATTACCTACTTTAAGCGATGACATGTTTGTGGTAGAAGCGCCATCTTTTATAGTACCATATGTATATGAAAAACCACCTCTGAAACCCTTAAAGGAGTTCGTCACAAAATTGGAGAAATGCTTAGAGGAACAAGAAAAAGACGAGAGAAGCAAAAGAAGCATAGAAGAAAATAAGGGAGAGGAATGTGATGAGGATTCACTGGATAtaattcaaaaaaataaagataaaagtgATGAAAGTGAAAATGAAGGAACTTGTAGTAAGAGTAAAAAAGATGAAGACAGAGGTGATAATTCAGTAGATATAACTGAATCTGGATTTAGTAATATAAGTGATAAACAGGATATACGACAAGACGATAGGAATAAAGTACTGACATATTTTGATTTACCACTGGGGAAATTTTTCATGCAAATTGGAGTGAATCTTGTTCAGGAATATGTGCAAACTGATCTTTTACGGACTCAAAAACGTAAACAGGGAAAAAGTAGCACATCGGCTGAAACTCAACTAGCTATAAATTCACTCATTAAAAATCTAGAATTTAGTAAAGAAAATAATGAACCATTCCATTTAGAACAGAAAAAATGTGAATTCTGTAATTTTAAAACAGAATCAACTTTAGTCATGCAACATCATTTAGAAACTCCACATATGCGCAATTACGTCTACAAGTGTAATTTTTGTCCGACTGAAATGCGTAGTCCCCACGACATATTATACCATATGGAAGCAGAACATAATACTCGCGGGAGGTTGGAGCGGGGTCCAGCTTTTCATCAATGTCCTAATTGTCCGTTTGAAGACAACCAGAAAGGCAAACTAAATCGACATATACTTGCTTGTACTAAGAAATTCAGATCGGAAAAGAATCTAGAACCAGGTGCTGATTGGGAACCTCCAGCAAAAATTCCACGATTCAATCGAACAAGGCCTGTTGGGCCAACTAACCCCAGTGCACTTGCGATGGCAATGAGTGGTAAAGGACCTCAACCACTTTTACCAAAATTACTTCCTGCTCCAATCACTGGTCGTGGAAGAGGACGGCCGCCTATGCAACCAAGATATTCAGATTTGAAAACATTACGACCGGGTGGTACGACAATGCGTCAGG GAATGATGTATCGTCCAACATCGTCTGGCTTATTGGTCCCTACTTCATACCGATTTGGTAGTAATCAAATATTTCAG aatacaACAGCAAGTCCCAAAAATCCTACTGCAAAATTGTTAAGTCAACCAAGTATATCTATAACTCCATTACCACGTACAACATCTCAAACCTCCATCCCTGGTTCTGGAACTTCATCAAAGTCTGGAGAAAAAACTACATTTGTCATATGTGAAATCTGCGATGGTTATATTAAG GATTTAGAACAACTACGTAACCATATGCAATGGATTCACAAAGTAAAAATACATCCAAAGATGATTTATAGTAGACCTCCATTGAATTGCCAAAAATGTCAATTTCGGTTTTTCACAGATCAG GGTCTGGAAAGACATTTACTTGGGTCTCATGGTTTGGTTACATCTAGTATGCAAGAAGCTGCAAATAGAGGAAAAGATGCAGGTCGCTGTCCCGCTTGCGGCAGG GTATATCAATGGAAATTACTAAATCATGTTGCGCGAGATCATGGAATGACATTAAAACCAGCGCATCTATCTTATAAATGTACAGTTTGCACTTCCACGTTTGGAATGTATAAGCAGTTTGAAAATCACGTATATTCGGCACATAGTGGCGTAGCTAAAAGAGTAATGGATAAGAAGAATACACCTTCATCTCCATCGTCCAGATC